TGCCGGATTGGACTCTTCACTTTGTTAGTGTTCTAATATTTCTCACTACGTTAACAGTTACACTTTTCTTCAAGGATAAAAGTTTTAGATGAACAGTTGTAGCTTTTGCAATGGTTTCGGCCGGAGCATTTGGAAATATGTATGATCGAATAGCTCACGGTGGAGTAAGAGATATAATACATCTTCCATGAGCAAATGGTGGAACATTTAACTTTGCTGATGCTTGATTAGTCTTAGGTGGTATTGCTTCATTACTATCAATTATTATAGTTACATTTTGAGTACTTCCGCAAAAACATAATAAAGAGAGCAATACTCAACTAAATTTAAATGATTATAATGAAGTTAATTTCGAATCTCAAACTTAGAATAATTTTATAAATGTCGTTTTCAATCGGCATTTTTATTATTTTTTT
The sequence above is a segment of the [Mycoplasma] phocae genome. Coding sequences within it:
- a CDS encoding signal peptidase II produces the protein MKNKKKMPVFFTKKYWVENWKTSLINLAIYFAVFIALSLVDLLTKEYIFNNRAKDLDITDHYAVYKSNFIIFWSIFHRGTTISLGLPDWTLHFVSVLIFLTTLTVTLFFKDKSFRWTVVAFAMVSAGAFGNMYDRIAHGGVRDIIHLPWANGGTFNFADAWLVLGGIASLLSIIIVTFWVLPQKHNKESNTQLNLNDYNEVNFESQT